AGTCTTCTTAGCTATTTCTTCCTTGAATGAGAAAAAAGCGACAGGTTCAGATGGGTTTAACTTCTTTTCTATCGCCGAGCTTGGACTACCATGAAAGCAGTTATTCTTGATATGTTTTTGACCTTTCATAGTTCGGTGCATTGCCAAAAGGAATTAATTCTTCTTTCATGGTTTTAATTCATAAGATAATTAGCTCTTTTAATGTCAAGGACTTCCGCCCTATTAGCTTGGTGAATGGTTTTATACAAGCTTTTATCGAACGCTTTGTCCTTACGCTTAGCTCCTCTCCTATCTATGATTGTTTTGGAAATTCAGCACGCTTTCTTGAAGGGTAGGAGCATTCTTAACTGTTCTATGATTGCTAATAAATTAATTCCTTTAGAAAATAGATGGAAGGAGAACCTGCTTGTTCTGCAGCTTGATTTTCAAAATGCTTTTGACAGCATTGATTGGTCGTACATTTTGTCAGTTATGCGTTGTATGGGTTTCCCACAGTTATGGCTTGATTGGATGTTGTGTCTTTCCTCGGCCACCACATCGATTTTGGTCAATGGTAGTCATATCGATCCTATTAATCTTCAGCGGGGGGTGCGGCAATATGATCCTATTTCTCCCTATCTTTTTTTCTTAAGCTATCGAAGGGCTGAAATGTCTTCTCGATAAGGCTAGTAATTTGGGGTTTACACGAGGGTATTCTTTTTCAGATGAGTTTGATCCGGTGTCTATCTCACAATTTGCGGATGatactcttattttttttccttatgATACAGGTCATTTGAAGAATTTGACTCGGATTCTTTGACGTTTTGAAGTTGTGTCTGgcttgaaaattaattttaataaaagttcTATTATGGGAATAAATACCGGTGTTGGAGAGTTAGCTACAGCAGCAAGTGTGGTGGGTTGTAAAGTCGAGTCTCTCCCGATCAAGTATCTTGGTTTGCCTCTTATGAGACGTTAGTTAGCCTCTAAATTTTGGGATCATGTTGCGGATAGATTTAAATCTAAATTAGCTTTATGGAAGGGGTCTCTACTCTCCCCTGCAGGCAAGTTAGTTCTTATTAAATTTGCCCTATTTAGTGTGCCTGTTTATTTTATGTCAGTATTCAGTATGCCCAGTGGGGTCCAAAGGAAACTGGAATCTTATATGAAGCGCTTTCTCTAGAAAGGTAATGTTTCATCTAGAACCCTTTCCAAAGTTTCATGGAAGATTATTTTTCAAGATTATGATATGGGTGGTTCGGGCATTTCAAACCTTAGAGTTAGAAATCAGAGTTAGTTATTCAAATGGGTGTGGAAATTGCGTTTTTGTTGCAAGAGTTCACTTTGGTTTAACGTTGTAGCTAGTTGTTCTAATATCTCGGATTGGGATTCTTTACTTTTTGGAGATACTAAGAAAATGTCTAATAGTTGGAAAGGTATACAAAAGAAGTGTTGTGGTGATGAATTTGTATGAGAAGTTTTTATTGGCTATATTCGATATAAGGTTGGTGATAGAGCTCCAGTGAGTGTTTGGCAGATAATTGGTTGGAAGATGGGAGGTCgatggatttatttcctaaactTTTCAATCTATCTAATCAGAAACATGGTTATTTAGCTGATATCAGGAGCATCGGTTGGAGGTGGAGAAGGCGATTGAGAGGATAAAAAATGTTGCTTTTACGGAGGTTTCGAATTTTATTTGATGGGTTACACTTTGTTGATGATAGAGCTGATGTTATTAAATGGAATACCCCTTCATCTATTTACTCGGCAGCTTCGTTTTGTAAAATTGTGGCAATGGCAACTTCTACTCGTCATGTTCGCAGTGGAGGGCCTAAAGTTGAAGATCATGTTCATATTGCAGTTGTTGGGGTTTCGTCACGTGTTAATGATCTTCACTCTAGGCCAAACTGCTGAGCTGATAAATGTCCTGCATTCGATCTCTTTAAATTGTACTGCTGCTCAAGTCCAAGCACATGTTGTTGCTGCTGAATTTTAAGGACCTGCTACTGCTGATTTTCAGAGACCCGCTGCTGCTGCTGATCTTCTGAGACCTACTGCTACTACTGCTGATCTTCAGGAACCTGCTACTGCTACCGTCTAGAGAAGACGAACAACTGTTGTTGAAGTTCAGGGACCAGTTGTTACTGAAGTTCAGGTGAACCCTTCTTCTTTTGCTCGGATTTGGAAATCAAAAGCTCCTCCTCGTGTTAAATTTTCTATTTAGGTTTCTTTACATAATCGAGTTCCCACTTTGGATTTCTTAGAACGACGCTTTATAATTCCTCCTGATAATACGATGTGCTCCCTTTGTAATGAGCTGGAGTCACAGGATCATTTGTTTATTCATTATGTTTTTGCAAGGAATGTTTGGTGTGGAGTGTTACAGAAGTTGGATATAGCCTGGGTTTTTCCGAATTCTTTTGAGGATTTCATGTTTTAGTGGCAGGCTATTGTTCTGAGGGGGTCGTACTGGAAGCTATGGCAAATTTTATAGTGTTTGGTAGTTTGGGATATATGGAAAAGTAGGAATAGCAGAGTTTTTCAATAAGGAGCATTCGGCTAAGGAGACTGTCATCTTTAATTGCTTAACGAGGTCTGCTTTTCTTTTTCAGTGTTGTAATAGGAGTTTCAGTTATTCTGTATTTTGTATGCGAACAGTTGATTTTTTTGGCTCGTTTCCTATAGTCAAAGCCATTAGTGTGCCACCTTGAGTGTGTCACTTTTTGTGCGAAAGCTATAAGTTTTGAgttgccacttcttgtggcttttataaaattttatattcataaaaaaaatcaactataGAAAGTACGAGTACCTTTTGTAGCTTTGGAAAAGTGAGAGGACCAAAGAAATGAATTGCTAGCTCTTTGTGGGTAGTGGTACGGTTTTGAAGAAGcaaaatggaaaaatttaagTTTCTAGAATATGGaaatgaaagaaatgaaaaatctccctttttttgataataaaaacaaaataacatCACATCCAAACTTAATCTCTAAGTTTATTTGTAGGAGTGACACATATAAGAGCATCCATAGTTGTTAGACTGTTTTTGAGTCTGATGAGTATGCCACATCAGCTTTTCATTTAACTCATATTCATTAGAGAACCTCCCACAATGGTTAGACTGTATAAAGTAAACTGATAAGGGATGCACACTAAACTACATACTTCTTTCTTTTAAGAAAACAtatacatttaaataaaattgcatATTATCACGACCTGAAATCACGagccgtgaccggcgctagggaatgggaatggtagttgcaaaacccgtagcaagcctttaaAAACACTTATAAATTTTTCGTAAAACATTCATTCCTAAAATTCAAACGCCCATccataaacaaatcaaattcaTTAAAAGCTTCTTGAGCTTTGACGTGTACAAACGTCTGTTTCAAAACACAAAGTGTTCCATAGGAACTTGGGCCTTACCGTGCAATGTCCCACATCCTAGCACAACCCATTCttaaaacaaagaaaacagTTTTATAGCGGAAGTCTCAAAACACTTTTACAATCAGAGATATATCATACACGAAAATCGTTTGACAAACAAACATACATATGCTAGGACTCGATCCTACTGCAGCACTATTGGTTGACTCCTTCTTCCTGTACATAAAGACTTCTGGAACTAGGGTAGAAGTCTGTCGTGTCATAGACCATACACCTGCAACATACACTGTTGGGGGGTTAGACGagactgagtgagttatacgttacataccctattatcaaaatagcatcgcgtttttaaaacgttttatgcAAACACAATCctttcatatacatatacttttaCTCCATTACGAACTAGTTAAATCTCTAATTCTTAAATCATACTCATTTTCATTTTACCTCACATAAACAACCAACCAAAGGTTCTAGCTGTGACATGATTAATAACAATATTCTCAACATCTATAAAACTCATAATAACATGAACATCATATCAACAATTGTGATATCCATCTCTGTAACAATTCATCAAACCCTAGGTCTATACCTGGAACACAACACTGGCTTACAGCCTAGCCAAACTCTTTCTAGGCCACCTGACGGTTAACCCTTCTACTTCATTAGCAGGCTCggcccttctcccttcaccgACCATCGTTCAGGACTTAGCCCTGTGTCATGCGCATTGACACCTAACAAAATATTCTCCCATGTGCATATCTCTATCTCAGCACATACTCacaggtgcatatcacaactcagcacctctcATATACATCATTACAGAATGGCATATCACCAACACAAATCTCAACCATTTAAGCACAGCTAAATAACCATTTGGCCACAAAACCAAATCTCCAAAACAACTTCAACAACAAACACTTTAATGCATCATTTACCAAATCAAATGACTATCCTATAGCCATAAAGGCATATCATATCTCTAATTCGAACCATATACAAATCACAAGTTGCATATACAAAGCAATACAAATAAGTCGTATACAAACGACACACACCAATCCAATCAAATCAAGCCAATACAGACAATCCAAGCCAAACAATCTAATCCAAACACTACACATTTGCGATGCGTTCAAGtactattcatatagtatatTAACATAGATTTAATTACGATAATgtgagtaagtaaaatatactcacaactTGCTTATCCAAAATCTTTGCTTATTATAGCGTAACCTCCCTGAGCTCCTTGTCCGCTAGTAGGTCGCCTTATCGGACCTAGGACATAACTCAACAACACATAGACTCGAGATTTAAACAAGTTACATAACTTGTCATATTATCGACCACGTAGTCGACTATGTTTGCTAATCGTAAAATAGTCTGACCttaaaacaaaattgacattcataaagttcagaatgtcctctacaactttcgtttaggtctcggactaatatataaatgattaaaaacactaaattttaaaagaaacactacagatttaaataaaactactacataaataaatttattgtcaaataaaaattatgaattttaaaaaactaatgcaaattttcattttctctGAAATGTTATCAAATATGTTCGACCAAGTCTGATCGAAGATGATGGTGTACTTTGCGATCACGTAGTTCCGCATTTCTCTGTACATAATGTTCGAAGTCTTGGGTAGATCCTTGGCTTACGGGTATTGGCGGTTCCACTTCGTCGTCATTCCAATTTCTGATTGCATCTCTTTCATCCTCCACAATCATATTATGCAATATAATGCATGTatacattatatttttcaatttttctctATGCCAAAAACGGGCAGGACCACGTATTATTGCCCATCAAGATTGGAGTACGCTGAAAGCTCTGTCAACGTCCTTTCTTGCCGGCTCTTGCatttgtttgaatttaattctttttgaaTCTTCTGGAAATGAAAACTctaaacaaatgtttcccattctCAATAGATTCCATCAGCCATATAATACGCCTTGGAATATTGTGTTCCATTTACTATAAATTGAACCTCTAGAGCATATCTTGTCAAAACATCATTAAATAATGAGATTGATTGAGCAGTTTGATGTCATTATTAGATCCCGCAACACCAAAAAACGCATGCCATATCTAGAGATCTACAGATGCAACTGCCTCCAACATGATGGTTGGAGATCCTTAATCACCTTGAGTAAATTGGCCTTTCCATGTAATTGGACAATTTTTCCATTTCCAGACATACAATTAACACTCCCGAGCATCCCGGGAAAGCCACTTCGTCGTCTTTCCAATcaaaaaaatttccattttcaggCAAGTGCAACAAGTGTTCAACATCCTCGGCattaggttttttttaagtatttggATGAAAAAATCTTCATCATGCACCGACAAAAGTTGAATAAACATACGATTGCAATGGTTTCAGCAATCATTATGTACTCATCATAACTGTCTGCTGGAGCTCCATAAGCTAATTGATGAATCGCAGCAGTGCATTTTTGAAGCGGAGAAAGTCTGCTTTTACGAGTGGCATCAACCCTCATCTGAAAGTACTCTGAATGACTTTGAAGAGATTCAACTATACGGAGGAATAACTCTTTTCGCATTCGAAATCTTCGATGAAATATATTTTCTAGATAAACTGGTTTGTCAGAAAAATAATCATTGAAGAGTCTATCATGACCCATTGCACGTTCTCGATTGAAATACTATCAACTCCGCCTACGGCTGTCGGATGTCTCACCTTGTTGTTGATCTCATTCTtgcaatattttaaacatttcttCATCACTATCATCCATCATCCATCATAAGGATCCATTTTGTAGTGTATGACTTCTGAGTTCAAGAATATGTTAGGTTAAATATAGTATGGTAGATGATCATGGGAGACATCTCTTTAGtgtgtaaatatatatatatatacacacacacacacacacacacatatatatatatatatatatatatatatatatatatatatatatatatatatatatatatatatatatatatatatatatatgtatacatatatatatatatatatatatatatgtatatatatattatgtgtgtgtgtatatatattatgtgtgtgtgtatatatatatatacatacatatatatatatatgtatatatatatatatatatatgtatatatatatatacacacacacataatatatatacacacacacataatatatatatacatatatatatatatatatatatatatatatataacaccCCGTAGTTCAAAGTAAATAGAATATACCATGAGATCAAATTtgaataatcaaaatattaataataatattttgagggttcgaatattaagaaaaatattcgaaaagactaaatttaatagttAAAGGATAATAGTCAGATTTGACTATTTAgggatattaaattaaatcacgggaatTGATTTAATGAACCAGgattagttaaattaaatttaagcgtaaatttaatttataagtgtccCTATAAGGTTATAAGAATTATgggaatttaaaatttaaattgggaatttaaattttgataattgaatttaTCGGGACTAAATAAgagcatataaattaatataaaataatttataagtcatggaagaataattttggtgtcaatattcacaaaataaatttaagaagctatcgtcaaattttcataaaatttggacgtAGTTTTTATATTCAGCGAGAGTGATCTAG
This region of Mercurialis annua linkage group LG1-X, ddMerAnnu1.2, whole genome shotgun sequence genomic DNA includes:
- the LOC126665781 gene encoding uncharacterized protein LOC126665781, coding for MGHDRLFNDYFSDKPVYLENIFHRRFRMRKELFLRIVESLQSHSEYFQMRVDATRKSRLSPLQKCTAAIHQLAYGAPADSYDEYIMIAETIAIVCLFNFCRRRSGFPGMLGSVNCMSGNGKIVQLHGKANLLKVIKDLQPSCWRQLHLYALEVQFIVNGTQYSKAYYMADGIY